From the genome of Halomonas sp. 1513, one region includes:
- a CDS encoding enoyl-[acyl-carrier-protein] reductase encodes MGHAFSLEGKVGIVTGLANRDSIAYGCALACHAAGAEQIVSYASPKAARFVAPLAAELGEPELICCDVQDDAQLEALFQRAAERWGRLDFVVHSIAYAPLEDLHGRVVDCSRDGFALAMDLSCHSFIRMARLAEPLMDDGGSLICMSYYGADKVVDNYNLMGPVKAALESTTRYLAAELGPAGIRVNAVSPGAIRTRAASGLKDFDALVHDGETRSPLRRLASVEEVGQSVVYLASAAGAAQTGITLYVDAGHHIRA; translated from the coding sequence ATGGGCCACGCGTTTTCCCTGGAGGGCAAGGTCGGTATCGTCACCGGCCTCGCCAATCGCGACAGTATCGCCTATGGCTGCGCGCTGGCCTGCCATGCGGCGGGCGCCGAGCAGATCGTCAGCTACGCCTCGCCCAAGGCGGCGCGCTTCGTCGCTCCGCTGGCCGCGGAGCTGGGCGAGCCCGAACTGATCTGCTGCGACGTGCAGGACGATGCCCAGCTGGAGGCGCTGTTCCAGCGCGCCGCCGAGCGCTGGGGGCGGCTCGACTTCGTGGTGCACTCCATCGCCTATGCGCCGCTGGAGGATCTGCATGGCCGTGTGGTCGACTGCTCCCGCGACGGCTTTGCGCTGGCCATGGACCTCTCATGCCACTCCTTCATCCGCATGGCACGGCTGGCCGAGCCGCTGATGGACGACGGCGGCAGCCTGATCTGCATGTCCTACTACGGCGCCGACAAGGTGGTCGACAACTACAACCTGATGGGGCCGGTGAAGGCCGCGCTGGAGTCTACGACCCGCTACCTGGCCGCCGAGCTGGGGCCGGCCGGGATTCGGGTGAACGCGGTGTCGCCGGGGGCGATCCGTACCCGTGCCGCCTCCGGTCTCAAGGATTTCGATGCCCTGGTCCACGACGGCGAGACGCGTTCACCGCTGCGTCGCCTGGCCAGCGTCGAGGAGGTTGGGCAATCGGTGGTCTACCTTGCGTCTGCGGCCGGCGCCGCGCAGACCGGTATTACCCTTTACGTCGACGCCGGCCACCACATCAGGGCATGA
- a CDS encoding alcohol dehydrogenase: protein MPTPPPFPAVQVSRLPEIHLYAEAIQRLPALIAGVGRQVLLLTGRHSFVASPHWPALLEALKARNIDWRHASIDGEPSPQRVDALVSEYRDATIDVVVAIGGGSVLDAGKAVAGLLKSGNSVMDHLEGVGLGLAYQGPVVPMIAVPTTAGTGSEATKNAVLSVQGRDGFKKSFRDAQLVPRIALVDPTLLVGCPKPQLAANAMDALTQLLESYVSLKASPFTDALAWAGMEALQQGLWDAWRADDGQFSEGYTRLAYASLSSGITLAQAGLGAVHGLASPLGAFFPMPHGAVCGSLLAEATATNLAALETHAPESPARQKYAQVGRLLSGNSRLDDDDARQALVATLHDWCERLAMPRLGEFGMRAEDIPRVVANARGGSMQTNPWVLSDDALSALLTARL from the coding sequence ATGCCCACACCGCCGCCCTTCCCTGCCGTCCAAGTGTCCCGCCTGCCCGAGATTCACCTATACGCCGAGGCGATCCAGCGCCTGCCGGCGCTCATCGCAGGCGTCGGCCGGCAGGTACTATTGCTCACCGGTCGACATTCGTTCGTCGCTTCGCCGCACTGGCCTGCGCTGCTGGAGGCGTTGAAAGCACGCAACATCGACTGGCGCCACGCCAGCATCGACGGCGAACCCTCCCCGCAGCGCGTCGATGCGCTGGTCAGCGAGTATCGCGACGCCACTATCGATGTCGTGGTGGCCATCGGCGGAGGCAGCGTGCTGGATGCCGGCAAGGCCGTCGCGGGCCTGCTCAAGTCGGGCAATTCGGTGATGGACCACCTCGAGGGCGTGGGGCTCGGCTTGGCGTACCAGGGGCCGGTGGTGCCGATGATCGCGGTGCCGACCACCGCCGGCACCGGCAGCGAGGCGACCAAGAACGCGGTGCTCAGCGTGCAGGGCCGCGACGGCTTCAAGAAGTCGTTTCGCGATGCCCAGCTGGTGCCGCGCATCGCCCTGGTCGACCCCACGCTACTGGTAGGCTGCCCCAAGCCCCAGCTGGCCGCCAACGCCATGGATGCCCTGACCCAGCTGCTCGAGTCTTATGTCTCGCTGAAGGCCAGCCCGTTCACCGATGCCTTGGCCTGGGCCGGCATGGAGGCCCTTCAGCAGGGCCTGTGGGACGCCTGGCGAGCCGATGACGGACAGTTCAGCGAGGGCTATACGCGGCTCGCCTACGCTTCGCTGAGCTCCGGCATCACCCTGGCCCAGGCCGGCCTCGGCGCGGTACACGGCCTGGCCTCTCCGCTCGGCGCCTTCTTCCCGATGCCTCACGGCGCGGTCTGCGGCAGCCTGCTGGCCGAAGCCACTGCCACTAACCTGGCAGCTCTGGAGACGCATGCGCCAGAGTCGCCGGCAAGGCAGAAATACGCCCAGGTCGGGCGCCTGCTGAGCGGCAATTCTCGACTGGACGACGACGACGCCCGCCAGGCGCTGGTGGCAACGCTGCATGACTGGTGCGAACGCCTGGCCATGCCGCGGCTCGGTGAATTCGGCATGCGCGCCGAGGATATTCCACGGGTGGTGGCCAACGCTCGCGGCGGCAGCATGCAGACCAATCCATGGGTCCTCAGCGACGACGCCCTGTCGGCACTGCTGACCGCGCGCCTTTAG
- a CDS encoding transcriptional regulator codes for MKKRRPTLQDIADRVGATKMTVSRCLRDPQTVSEGLREQIFAVAEELGYIPNRAPDILSKSTSRAIGVMVPSLTNQVFADVIKGIEAATEPAGYHLMLSHYGYSPELEERSLASLLSYNVDGVILSDSLHTRRTCRMLETAGIPSVEIMDTYLAPFHQAVGYDNVAGAHAMVSEMIRRGRRHIVYLAVRLDERTRQREQGYSQAMREHGLTPLTLYTSMRSSYSVGAAQMAELLAEHPETDALFCTNDDVAVGAYFECLRRGVAVPERVAIAGFHGHDVGQVMAPRLASVVTPREAIGETAARELLARIQGTAITQRVIDLGFRIEAGGTL; via the coding sequence GTGAAAAAGAGACGACCAACACTTCAGGATATCGCCGACCGCGTCGGGGCGACCAAGATGACCGTCAGTCGCTGCCTGCGTGATCCTCAGACGGTGTCCGAAGGGCTGCGGGAGCAGATATTCGCAGTGGCCGAGGAGCTCGGCTACATTCCCAATCGCGCGCCGGACATCCTCTCCAAGTCGACCAGCCGGGCCATCGGCGTGATGGTGCCGTCGCTGACCAACCAGGTCTTCGCCGACGTCATCAAGGGCATCGAGGCAGCCACCGAACCGGCCGGCTACCATCTGATGCTCTCCCACTACGGCTATAGCCCGGAGCTGGAAGAGCGCAGCCTGGCCTCGCTGCTCTCCTACAACGTCGACGGGGTGATCCTGTCGGATAGCCTGCACACGCGTCGCACCTGCCGCATGCTCGAGACCGCCGGGATCCCCAGCGTCGAGATCATGGACACCTACCTGGCGCCGTTCCATCAGGCGGTGGGCTACGACAACGTGGCGGGGGCGCATGCCATGGTCAGCGAGATGATTCGTCGCGGCCGTCGGCATATCGTCTACTTGGCGGTGCGCCTCGACGAGCGCACTCGCCAGCGCGAACAGGGCTACAGCCAGGCAATGCGCGAGCACGGCCTGACGCCGCTGACGCTATACACCTCGATGCGCTCCTCCTACAGCGTCGGGGCCGCCCAGATGGCCGAGCTGCTGGCCGAGCATCCCGAGACCGACGCACTGTTCTGCACCAATGACGACGTCGCGGTGGGGGCCTACTTCGAGTGCCTGCGGCGCGGCGTGGCGGTGCCCGAGCGGGTTGCCATCGCCGGCTTCCATGGCCACGACGTCGGCCAGGTCATGGCGCCGCGGCTGGCCAGCGTGGTCACGCCACGGGAGGCGATCGGCGAGACCGCGGCCCGCGAACTGCTGGCCCGCATCCAGGGCACTGCGATCACCCAGCGGGTGATCGACCTCGGCTTCCGCATCGAGGCTGGCGGAACGCTCTAA
- a CDS encoding gluconate kinase, giving the protein MGVSGSGKSHVGRLLAERLSADFIDGDDHHSAANIAKMARGTPLNDQDRQGWLTTLAGFFADYHRTGRSVVIGCSALKARYRNILRGGDPALAIIYLDASRAVLRERLCAREGHFFSGEAMLDSQLADLEPPARDEAFWVAVSQPPDAMVDQALAWLNSPSRQA; this is encoded by the coding sequence ATGGGCGTGTCAGGGTCGGGTAAGTCCCATGTGGGACGCCTGCTGGCGGAGCGCTTGAGTGCGGACTTCATCGACGGCGATGACCATCACTCGGCGGCCAACATCGCCAAGATGGCACGCGGCACGCCGCTGAATGATCAGGACCGTCAGGGTTGGTTGACGACCCTGGCGGGGTTCTTTGCCGATTATCATCGCACAGGCCGCTCGGTGGTGATCGGCTGCTCGGCGCTTAAGGCCCGCTATCGCAATATCTTGCGAGGGGGAGACCCGGCATTGGCGATCATCTATCTAGACGCTAGTCGTGCAGTGCTACGTGAGCGGCTCTGCGCACGCGAGGGGCATTTCTTCAGCGGCGAGGCGATGCTGGACAGCCAGTTGGCTGATCTTGAGCCGCCGGCCAGAGATGAGGCGTTCTGGGTGGCAGTCAGTCAGCCGCCCGACGCCATGGTGGATCAGGCGCTCGCATGGCTGAATAGCCCGTCACGACAGGCATGA
- a CDS encoding L-dehydroascorbate transporter large permease subunit (TRAP family transporter; with YiaMO is involved in the uptake of L-dehydroascorbate) → MLWIFLGILFASLALGLPIAFGLGIAAVVMAVISDIPLSILIEQSVRGVNNFPLLAIPFFILVGEVMSAGGIARRLMELAGTLVGFVRGGLGQVAITGSMFFGGISGSAVADTAATGSMMIPSMKQQGYSAPQATAINTVSSVIGIIIPPSIPLILYGIVTETSISRLFIAGIVPGVMIGFGLMVTTFIMASFGGAGQTRKFRLGPLWQAFKAAWLALVLPVIVIGGIIGGIFTATEAAVVALLYSLTISLVVYREFHVRELWGMLIRTARLTGMVLLLLAFATVIAWFLTINMVPQTLVMQVQSITQDPFWLLLIVAGLLLLVGFVMDLTPAMVIMAPMLTPIVTSVGIDPVYFGVLMAFILGIGLLTPPVGTCLYVGCGVGKVTMEQLVKAMLPYYATLLIMAVILIAFPGLVTWLPDLTAVRGN, encoded by the coding sequence ATGCTCTGGATCTTTCTCGGCATCCTGTTTGCCTCCCTGGCGCTGGGCCTGCCGATCGCCTTCGGCCTGGGGATCGCCGCGGTGGTGATGGCGGTGATCTCGGATATCCCGCTGTCGATCCTGATCGAACAGTCGGTGCGCGGGGTCAACAACTTCCCGCTGCTGGCGATCCCGTTCTTCATTCTGGTCGGCGAGGTAATGAGCGCCGGCGGCATCGCCCGGCGGCTGATGGAGCTGGCCGGCACCCTGGTCGGCTTCGTGCGTGGCGGGCTTGGCCAGGTGGCGATCACCGGCTCGATGTTCTTCGGCGGCATCAGCGGCTCGGCGGTGGCCGACACCGCCGCCACCGGCTCGATGATGATCCCGTCGATGAAGCAGCAGGGCTACTCGGCGCCCCAGGCCACGGCGATCAACACCGTCTCCTCGGTGATCGGCATCATCATCCCGCCGTCGATCCCGCTGATCCTCTACGGCATCGTCACCGAGACCTCGATCAGCCGGCTGTTCATCGCCGGCATCGTGCCCGGCGTGATGATCGGCTTCGGGCTGATGGTGACCACCTTCATCATGGCCAGCTTCGGCGGCGCCGGGCAGACCCGCAAGTTCCGCCTCGGCCCGCTGTGGCAGGCGTTCAAGGCCGCCTGGCTGGCCCTGGTGCTGCCGGTGATCGTGATCGGCGGCATCATCGGCGGCATCTTTACCGCCACCGAGGCGGCGGTGGTGGCGCTGCTCTACTCGCTGACCATCTCGCTGGTGGTCTACCGCGAGTTCCACGTCCGCGAGCTGTGGGGCATGCTGATCCGCACCGCGCGGCTGACCGGCATGGTGCTGTTGCTGCTGGCCTTCGCCACGGTGATCGCCTGGTTCCTGACCATCAATATGGTGCCGCAGACGCTGGTCATGCAGGTGCAGTCGATCACCCAGGACCCGTTCTGGCTGCTGCTGATCGTCGCCGGCCTGCTGCTGCTGGTGGGCTTCGTGATGGACCTGACCCCGGCGATGGTGATCATGGCGCCGATGCTGACGCCGATCGTCACCTCGGTGGGCATCGACCCGGTCTACTTCGGCGTCTTGATGGCGTTCATTCTCGGCATCGGGCTGCTGACCCCGCCGGTGGGCACCTGCCTGTACGTCGGCTGCGGGGTGGGCAAGGTGACCATGGAGCAGCTGGTCAAGGCGATGCTGCCCTACTACGCCACCCTGCTGATCATGGCGGTGATCCTGATCGCCTTCCCCGGCCTGGTGACCTGGCTGCCCGACCTCACCGCCGTGCGCGGCAACTGA
- a CDS encoding TRAP transporter small permease protein produces MDTPHSPPPDPSEFLDDPRRKPLEIDTQQRRGPAIFRWLTVGMEHLIATLLVALIVSVSANVIGRSLLNRSLPWADELARMLFIWLIFVGAAAAFARFEHIAVDLLLRKLPQRAAYALYLVQHLLITALMSVIMTGGYFVLSRSTGRTAILGVPWNLINISLVLCAAFIAAVAIWRAWRAGQLMLGAR; encoded by the coding sequence ATGGATACCCCTCACTCACCGCCCCCGGACCCGTCGGAATTTCTCGACGACCCGCGCCGCAAGCCGCTGGAGATCGATACCCAGCAGCGCCGCGGCCCGGCGATCTTCCGCTGGCTGACCGTCGGCATGGAGCACCTGATTGCCACCCTGCTGGTGGCGCTGATCGTCTCGGTATCGGCCAACGTCATCGGCCGTTCGCTGCTCAACCGCTCGCTGCCGTGGGCCGACGAGCTGGCGCGCATGCTGTTCATCTGGCTGATCTTCGTCGGCGCCGCGGCGGCCTTCGCACGCTTCGAGCATATCGCCGTCGACCTGCTGCTGCGCAAGCTCCCGCAGCGCGCCGCCTACGCCCTCTACCTGGTCCAGCACCTGCTGATCACCGCCCTGATGTCCGTGATCATGACCGGCGGTTACTTCGTGCTGTCCCGCTCCACCGGGCGCACCGCGATCCTCGGCGTGCCCTGGAACCTGATCAATATCTCGCTGGTGCTGTGCGCCGCCTTCATCGCCGCCGTGGCGATCTGGCGCGCCTGGCGTGCCGGTCAACTGATGCTCGGCGCTCGCTAG
- a CDS encoding ABC transporter substrate-binding protein, protein MTPIWRTTLTLAGAATLSVSLAHAQSPELSDPPAIEGDTVGDHGSVTLRMGIGLAETSPQYLSSQYFADILDQRSEGRISVNIFPNSQLGDDVQMMEMLQTGSLDMTYPSSSPATTYVEELAVFDLPFLLPTREAAIAVLNSEVAQSMLDGFDGTGIKALAFSENGFRQLSNSARPVESPDDVAGLDVRGLSVRTMENPVHLAIWETLGANPTPMAFGELFSAMEQGVVDGQENPWSTILTSNFHEVQDYGSETRHVYTPFIKMISERTWDRLDGEYQELIQEAARQAAEYEIQLATEYDDWSRDQLEERGMQISRLDDDQIAAFQDAVQPVYEEWAPRIGEDLVAEIQQIVADTMND, encoded by the coding sequence ATGACACCCATCTGGCGCACCACGCTCACACTGGCCGGCGCGGCCACGCTCTCTGTAAGCCTCGCCCACGCCCAATCCCCCGAGTTGTCCGACCCTCCCGCCATCGAGGGTGATACGGTCGGCGATCACGGCAGCGTCACGCTGCGCATGGGGATTGGTCTGGCCGAAACCTCGCCGCAGTATCTTTCCAGCCAGTACTTTGCCGACATCCTCGACCAGCGCAGCGAAGGGCGGATCAGCGTCAATATCTTCCCCAACAGCCAGCTCGGCGACGACGTGCAGATGATGGAGATGCTGCAGACCGGCTCGCTGGACATGACCTATCCGTCGAGCTCGCCGGCCACCACCTACGTCGAGGAGCTGGCGGTATTCGACCTGCCGTTCCTGCTGCCGACCCGCGAGGCGGCCATCGCGGTACTCAATAGCGAGGTCGCCCAGTCGATGCTCGACGGCTTCGACGGCACCGGCATCAAGGCTCTGGCGTTCTCCGAGAACGGCTTCCGCCAGCTCTCCAACAGCGCGCGGCCCGTGGAGTCCCCCGACGATGTGGCCGGGCTCGATGTGCGCGGCCTGTCGGTGCGCACCATGGAGAACCCGGTGCACCTGGCAATCTGGGAAACCCTCGGCGCCAACCCCACGCCGATGGCCTTCGGCGAGCTGTTCTCGGCCATGGAGCAGGGCGTGGTCGACGGCCAGGAGAACCCCTGGAGCACCATCCTCACCTCCAACTTCCACGAAGTGCAGGACTACGGCTCCGAGACCCGCCACGTCTACACCCCGTTCATCAAGATGATCTCCGAACGTACCTGGGATCGCCTCGACGGCGAGTACCAGGAGTTGATCCAGGAGGCCGCGCGGCAAGCCGCCGAGTACGAGATCCAGCTGGCCACCGAGTATGACGACTGGTCCCGCGATCAGCTCGAGGAGCGCGGCATGCAGATCTCGCGCCTCGACGACGACCAGATCGCCGCCTTCCAGGACGCCGTGCAGCCGGTCTACGAGGAGTGGGCACCGCGCATCGGTGAGGACCTAGTCGCCGAGATCCAGCAGATCGTCGCAGACACCATGAACGACTGA
- a CDS encoding cytochrome B, with protein MTDRYAFPHRLLHWGVAAVLLFSLASGLTLGFLGFEGAMERLGRAGTDMLYTLHKTAGVMMLGLMTARLITRLIFVVPLHDPPLPPFQRILSTTVHHLLYLALLSMPVLGWLATAAGGFPVQFFQFNLPGLIGENEALSQQLFMWHGWLGWVILGLVVLHVSGALYHWLVRRDGVMTRMSLFEEP; from the coding sequence ATGACAGATCGCTACGCCTTCCCCCACCGACTGCTTCACTGGGGCGTTGCCGCCGTGCTGCTGTTCTCGCTGGCCAGCGGCCTGACGCTGGGGTTTCTCGGTTTCGAGGGTGCCATGGAGCGCCTCGGGCGGGCCGGAACGGATATGCTCTATACCCTGCACAAGACCGCCGGCGTGATGATGCTGGGGCTGATGACGGCGAGACTGATCACCCGACTGATCTTCGTGGTACCGCTGCATGATCCACCGCTGCCGCCCTTTCAGCGCATCTTGAGCACCACGGTTCACCACCTGCTCTACCTGGCGCTGCTGAGCATGCCGGTACTGGGCTGGCTGGCCACCGCGGCCGGCGGCTTTCCGGTGCAGTTCTTCCAGTTCAACCTGCCGGGGTTGATCGGCGAGAATGAGGCACTCTCACAGCAACTGTTCATGTGGCACGGCTGGCTCGGCTGGGTCATTCTTGGCCTGGTGGTACTCCACGTCAGCGGGGCGCTCTATCACTGGCTGGTGCGTCGTGACGGCGTGATGACACGCATGAGCCTGTTCGAGGAGCCTTAG
- a CDS encoding PDZ/DHR/GLGF protein yields the protein MPLCRLPVSALLLAASVLTSPSVLAETCPVPGEWRLDDGRQASNSSMMGRLADQQVVLLGEQHDRLAHHRWQLHTLSALHGHRDDLLIGLEMLPRESQPALDAWVGGELSEAQFLEQSGWHQHWGHDPALYLPILHFARMQQIPLVALNILPELRQRLSSDGWDSVPAEERHHLTPPAAPAEAYREQLEAVFAQHPRGNDAGDGLARFIAAQLAWDRAMAVGIADALARRADGEAPLMVGLVGQGHLAYGHGVPHQLLDLGVEAQQTLLPWHPDGQCDPPAGLADALYTLGDEEDFEPAPPPRLGVMIETHDDGVLIQAVGDDSIAERAGLVNGDVIVEAAGRRVASPGELIAVIREQPPGTLLPLGVSRDGSLEEVLARFPARH from the coding sequence ATGCCACTCTGCCGCCTGCCTGTGTCCGCGCTGCTGCTCGCCGCGAGTGTCTTGACGTCGCCGTCGGTCCTCGCCGAGACCTGCCCGGTACCGGGTGAGTGGCGACTCGATGATGGTCGCCAGGCCTCGAATAGCAGCATGATGGGCCGGCTCGCCGACCAGCAGGTGGTGCTGCTCGGCGAGCAGCATGATCGGCTGGCGCACCACCGCTGGCAGTTGCACACGCTCTCGGCGCTGCATGGCCATCGTGACGACCTGCTGATCGGCCTGGAGATGCTGCCGCGGGAATCGCAGCCCGCGCTCGATGCCTGGGTCGGCGGCGAGCTAAGTGAAGCGCAGTTTCTGGAGCAGAGCGGCTGGCACCAGCACTGGGGTCACGACCCGGCGCTGTATCTGCCGATCCTGCACTTTGCGCGCATGCAGCAGATCCCGCTGGTGGCCTTGAACATCCTGCCCGAGTTGCGCCAGCGCCTGTCCAGCGACGGCTGGGACAGCGTCCCTGCCGAGGAGCGCCATCACCTCACGCCGCCCGCCGCACCGGCCGAGGCGTATCGCGAGCAGCTCGAAGCGGTATTCGCCCAACATCCCCGGGGCAACGACGCGGGGGATGGCCTCGCGCGCTTCATCGCCGCCCAGCTGGCCTGGGACCGGGCCATGGCCGTGGGGATTGCCGACGCCCTCGCCCGGCGGGCCGACGGCGAAGCCCCACTGATGGTGGGGCTCGTCGGCCAGGGGCACCTGGCCTATGGTCATGGCGTACCCCACCAGCTCCTGGACCTGGGTGTCGAGGCTCAACAGACCCTGCTGCCCTGGCATCCCGATGGCCAGTGCGACCCTCCGGCGGGCCTGGCCGATGCCCTGTATACGCTGGGCGACGAGGAGGACTTCGAGCCCGCGCCGCCGCCGCGCCTTGGCGTGATGATCGAGACCCACGACGATGGCGTGCTGATTCAGGCCGTCGGCGATGACTCCATCGCCGAGCGTGCCGGCCTGGTCAACGGCGACGTGATCGTCGAAGCCGCGGGACGCCGGGTGGCGAGCCCCGGCGAGCTGATCGCGGTGATTCGTGAGCAGCCCCCGGGCACGCTGCTGCCCCTAGGCGTATCGCGGGATGGTAGCCTCGAGGAGGTGCTGGCGCGCTTCCCGGCGCGGCACTGA
- a CDS encoding methyltransferase gives MSWLLGNANVRRHAERFDKLSMLLGEWQSLWQSAPFYQRTPDWAAGQPALFEAAMRLDASSLSRLRDDDPYASVDAALRHPLADYLPLSQLAALCELSPLSASPVSLPAAWGVHVGGRKWQQIEAFVPHVRVAPDRQLLEWCAGKGHLARALSGLHRQAVTALEWQSTLCREGQRLAGRQGVRVSMIEQDVMAASATDRLSASSQVAALHACGDLHVRLLALAVERGAGVTLAPCCYQRTAAEYYRPLSMMGRTLAARDALSLERETLSLAVQETVTAPQQVRRQRRRSSAWRLAFDLLQRRLRGCDQYLAVPSLAYGRMPPTLAEFCAWAAECKGLTLPEGVDWSELEAQGWQRHAAVERLEVVRQLFRRPLELWLVLDRVLMLEEAGYRVTLGTFCPRQVTPRNILIQAVPPGDQRSSSRQGAL, from the coding sequence ATCTCTTGGCTGCTGGGAAACGCCAACGTGAGGCGGCACGCGGAGCGCTTCGACAAGCTCAGCATGCTGCTGGGCGAGTGGCAGTCGCTGTGGCAGTCCGCGCCTTTCTATCAGCGTACCCCCGACTGGGCGGCGGGCCAGCCGGCGCTGTTCGAGGCCGCCATGCGGCTCGACGCCAGCAGCCTGTCGCGCCTGCGTGATGATGACCCCTACGCCTCGGTTGATGCCGCGCTACGGCATCCGCTGGCAGACTACCTTCCCTTGTCGCAGCTCGCGGCGCTGTGTGAGCTCTCGCCGCTATCGGCGTCGCCGGTGTCGCTGCCGGCGGCCTGGGGCGTGCATGTGGGGGGGCGCAAATGGCAGCAGATCGAGGCCTTCGTGCCCCACGTGCGGGTGGCACCGGATAGGCAGCTGCTGGAGTGGTGCGCCGGCAAAGGACATCTGGCACGCGCGCTGAGTGGCCTGCATCGGCAAGCCGTCACGGCCTTGGAGTGGCAGTCGACGCTGTGCCGGGAGGGGCAGCGGCTGGCTGGCCGCCAGGGCGTCCGGGTGAGCATGATCGAGCAGGACGTGATGGCGGCCTCTGCGACCGATAGGCTTAGCGCCTCGAGCCAGGTCGCGGCACTACACGCCTGCGGCGATCTGCACGTGAGACTGCTCGCCCTGGCGGTCGAGCGCGGCGCTGGGGTAACGCTGGCGCCGTGCTGTTACCAGCGCACCGCCGCCGAGTACTACCGGCCGCTGTCGATGATGGGACGTACCCTGGCGGCGCGGGATGCCCTGAGCCTCGAGCGTGAGACGCTGTCCCTGGCAGTACAGGAAACCGTGACCGCTCCGCAACAGGTGCGCCGCCAGCGGCGACGCAGTAGCGCCTGGCGGCTGGCCTTCGACCTGCTGCAGCGCCGGCTGCGCGGCTGCGACCAATACCTGGCGGTTCCCAGCCTGGCCTACGGGCGCATGCCGCCGACCCTGGCCGAGTTCTGCGCCTGGGCCGCTGAGTGCAAGGGACTGACGCTGCCGGAAGGGGTCGACTGGAGCGAGCTCGAGGCCCAGGGCTGGCAGCGCCATGCCGCGGTAGAGCGCCTGGAAGTGGTGCGTCAGCTGTTCCGCCGGCCGCTGGAGCTGTGGCTGGTACTCGATCGCGTGCTGATGCTCGAGGAGGCGGGCTATCGCGTTACGCTGGGCACCTTCTGCCCCCGGCAGGTGACGCCGCGCAACATACTCATCCAGGCGGTCCCGCCGGGGGACCAACGGTCATCATCCCGCCAGGGGGCGCTATGA
- a CDS encoding antibiotic biosynthesis monooxygenase, with protein MSAKIYCTASFKPKPGKEEAVFKALQALEPNAHREDACLLYTVTRHIDNPFAQGSSYPIVFHEIWANRAAFEAHCQRREIREFFATHLDGESGDIEDANVCVYSDEPLDYDAPQPLA; from the coding sequence ATGAGCGCGAAAATCTACTGCACCGCCAGCTTCAAACCCAAGCCCGGCAAGGAAGAAGCCGTGTTCAAGGCGCTGCAGGCACTCGAGCCTAATGCTCACCGCGAAGACGCCTGCCTGCTCTATACGGTGACTCGTCATATCGACAATCCGTTTGCCCAGGGCAGCAGCTACCCGATCGTCTTTCATGAGATCTGGGCCAACCGCGCCGCCTTCGAGGCACACTGCCAACGTCGCGAGATCCGTGAGTTCTTCGCCACGCACCTCGATGGCGAGAGTGGCGATATCGAAGACGCCAATGTCTGCGTATACAGCGATGAACCGCTCGACTACGACGCCCCCCAGCCGTTAGCGTGA